A genomic stretch from Brassica oleracea var. oleracea cultivar TO1000 unplaced genomic scaffold, BOL UnpScaffold00578, whole genome shotgun sequence includes:
- the LOC106319697 gene encoding uncharacterized protein LOC106319697 — MLKFLSKVKIEFNTLDPRLASCVEFLAQCNARKAKESNPNCQVLVKRRTDDQPPQISVTFVNGVEEAFDAAATSAQSIRKMILDKGQYLETEQMFREAGEQWPVIIPEEEIHQEAPGVKPRKAEDKKQ, encoded by the exons ATGTTGAAGTTCCTATCAAAAGTAAAGATCGAGTTCAACACATTGGATCCAAGACTCGCCTCTTGCGTCGAGTTTTTGGCTCAGTGCAACGCGAGGAAGGCCAAGGAGTCGAACCCTAACTGCCAGGTTCTGGTGAAACGCAGAACCGACGATCAGCCACCGCAGATCAGCGTCACGTTCGTTAATGGTGTCGAGGAAGCTTTCGATGCGGCTGCCACGTCGGCTCAGTCCATCAGGAAGATGATTCTCGATAAAGGGCAGTACCTCGAGACGGAGCAGATGTTCCGCGAAGCCGGGGAGCAGTGGCCTGTCATCATCCCCGAGGAAGAGATTCACCAAGAAGCTCCTGGTGTTAAG CCGAGGAAAGCAGAAGACAAGAAGCAATGA
- the LOC106319712 gene encoding uncharacterized protein LOC106319712 — translation MGASSSVDSKELSEKREIESLAASTGALPLLQRSFSKLADPQANTVSFQSFKKSFTLSYKTTTCEGDQTVPDSFPRLLEHLGPSLVDLFFVPEKGGGLSWVEFARGYVKCCGRMSASMSYNTLLRVFHLTSQNAGFSSKLEFESEEADCKINGSVSTVELVMFLWMCWTMSWDGRSSRSTDLFLPDISHLIMSALVSCTESGASLNVWDSDVFGLELELPVGKFLTWALTTIPCLTECLSHFCNARLQHSLNAEDGSGPSKSAGGDDSASKTCENTLLTCGRAWAISLTSKNTLSEEILSSCFPCNNDEANENLLYRSYHHGKGMNRLWDNVQGYHAPILLIVSASGGADHEGTSSERKWVIGAILQQGFENRDTFYGSSGNLFSISPVFHAFSSSGKEKNFAYSHLHPSGRVYDANPKPVGIGFGGTQGNERIFIHEDFAKITVRHHAVDKTYQPGSLFPNQGYLPVEALVLDVEAWALGGKAAKEVQEAYKKREELFTDQRRKIDLKTFTNWEDSPEKMMMDMMGNPNAPAREER, via the exons ATGGGTGCTTCATCCTCTGTAGATAGTAAAGAGTTATCGGAGAAGCGAGAAATCGAAAGCCTTGCTGCTTCAACCGGCGCTCTCCCTCTCCTTCAACGATCTTTCTCCAAGCTCGCCGATCCTCAGGCCAACACTGTTTCCTTCCAATCATTCAAG AAAAGCTTCACCTTGAGCTACAAAACAACTACTTGTGAAGGAGATCAAACAGTTCCAGATTCGTTTCCGAGGTTGTTGGAGCATTTAGGACCATCTCTAGTAGATTTGTTCTTCGTCCCTGAGAAAGGAGGAGGGTTGAGTTGGGTCGAGTTTGCTAGAGGTTATGTCAAATGCTGCGGAAGAATGTCGGCTTCCATGTCTTACAACACTCTGTTGAGAGTGTTTCATCTGACATCTCAAAACGCAGGCTTTTCGTCCAAGCTGGAGTTCGAATCTGAAGAAGCTGATTGTAAGATCAACGGGTCGGTTTCCACTGTAGAGTTGGTCATGTTTCTGTGGATGTGTTGGACGATGTCGTGGGATGGTCGAAGCAGTAGATCCACCGACTTGTTTCTTCCTGATATAAGCCACTTGATTATGTCAGCGCTTGTGTCTTGCACCGAATCTGGAGCTAGTTTGAATGTTTGGGATTCTGATGTCTTCGGTTTGGAGCTCGAGCTTCCTGTCGGGAAATTCCTTACGTGGGCTTTGACGACGATTCCATGCCTCACTGAGTGTCTTTCTCACTTCTGCAACGCGAGACTTCAACATTCTCTAAATGCAGAG GATGGATCTGGGCCTTCAAAGTCGGCTGGTGGAGATGATTCTGCGTCCAAGACATGTGAGAACACACTTCTAACATGTGGAAGGGCATGGGCGATTTCTTTGACGTCCAAGAATACGTTAAGTGAGGAGATCTTGAGCTCATGCTTTCCCTGCAATAACGATGAAGCCAATGAAAATCTTCTTTACCG CTCATATCATCATGGAAAAGGCATGAATCGATTGTGGGACAACGTTCAAGGGTATCATGCTCCTATACTACTGATAGTTTCTGCAAGCGGTGGAGCTGATCATGAAGGTACTTCAAGCGAGAGGAAGTGGGTCATCGGTGCTATCTTGCAGCAGGGTTTTGAGAACAGAGATACATTTTACGGAAGCTCTGGGAACTTGTTCTCCATTAGTCCTGTCTTTCACGCATTCTCATCTTCAG GGAAAGAGAAAAATTTTGCATATAGCCATCTTCATCCCTCTGGTAGAGTTTATGACGCAAACCCAAAGCCTGTTGGAATTGGATTTGGGGGAACACAAGGAAACGAGAGAATCTTCATCCACGAAGACTTTGCTAAGATCACAGTCCGTCATCATGCAGTTGATAAAACTTACCAGCCTGGCTCTCTCTTCCCAAACCAG GGTTATTTACCAGTAGAGGCTTTGGTGTTAGATGTTGAAGCATGGGCATTAGGTGGAAAAGCAGCTAAGGAAGTTCAAGAAGCAtacaagaaaagagaagagCTTTTCACTGACCAACGTCGAaag ATTGATTTGAAGACGTTTACGAATTGGGAAGATTCACCTGAGAAAATGATGATGGATATGATGGGGAATCCTAATGCTCCAGCAAGAGAAGAGAGGTAA